In Tenebrio molitor chromosome 6, icTenMoli1.1, whole genome shotgun sequence, one genomic interval encodes:
- the LOC138132916 gene encoding persulfide dioxygenase ETHE1, mitochondrial has protein sequence MLVEVLNLTGKLINSRNTLLLLRNKMSSVVHYKSFTENFIFRQLFDATSCTYTYLLGDADSAECILIDPVVELAKRDFQLTKDLNLKLVYAVNTHMHADHITGTGYLKKLSGCKSVISRQSGAQADVLIDENDFITFGNHRLKVLSTPGHTNGCCSFYSDEQGIAFTGDALLIRGCGRTDFQEGNSETLYRSVHDKIFTLPPNTRLFPAHDYKGLTVTSVDEEKRLNPRLTKNLEEFVKIMDNLNLAYPSQIDKALPANKVCGLYDIPSE, from the exons ATGTTGGTGGAAGTACTAAATTTAACCGGCAAATTGATCAATAGTAGGAATACTCTTCTGCTGTTGAGGAACAAGATGAGCTCTGTAGTACATTACAAGTCTTTCacagaaaatttcattttcagacAG ttGTTCGATGCGACCAGTTGCACATACACTTACTTGTTGGGTGATGCTGACAGCGCAGAATGCATACTTATCGACCCTGTTGTAGAACTTGCCAAGCGCGACTTTCAACTCACAAAggatttgaatttgaaattggTTTATGCAG tCAACACTCATATGCACGCCGATCACATCACTGGGACAGGATACTTAAAGAAACTTTCCGGTTGTAAAAGCGTTATATCTCGGCAAAGTGGAGCACAAGCTGACGTACTTATCGATGAAAATGATTTCATAACATTCGGCAATCATCGTTTGAAGGTCTTATCTACTCCTGGTCACACTAATGGCTGTTGCTCTTTCTATAGTGACGAACAG GGTATCGCTTTTACTGGAGACGCACTGTTGATACGGGGATGTGGACGCACAGATTTCCAAGAAGGAAATTCAGAAACTTTGTATCGTAGTGTACACGACAAGATATTCACCCTGCCTCCCAACACGAGACTGTTTCCAGCCCACGATTATAAGGGACTGACGGTTACCAGCGTTGATGAAGAAAAGAGACTCAACCCTCGACTCACCAAAAACCTAGAAGAGTTCGTCAAGATCATGGACAATCTAAATTTGGCCTATCCCTCACAAATAG ATAAAGCTCTGCCTGCGAATAAAGTTTGTGGTCTTTACGACATTCCCTCCGAATAG
- the LOC138133123 gene encoding uncharacterized protein: MQNSAKPPSELKLDGDNAAEWSFFVQKLNIYLQATKAEKETEEYKGAVLLNCVGDKALKIYNTFKFESVKEKTSFASIQAKFTAYFAPTINVTYERYIFFSRDMREEESVDEYVTQLKQLSENCEFGTLSESLIKDRLVLGIRDKNVKDRLLRTKNLDLVKAVEICKAAEITNKQMEILCTTRYNVKGLQVAETEMGKEKKRAADREERISKIINKRR, from the exons ATGCAGAACAGTGCAAAACCACCTTCAGAGTTAAAGTTAGACGGAGATAACGCAGCGGAATGGAGCTTTTTTGTGCAAAAGTTAAACATTTATCTGCAAGCGACGAAGGCGGAAAAGGAAACTGAGGAGTACAAGGGGGCGGTTTTACTTAACTGCGTTGGAGACAAGGCTCTGAAAATTTACAATACCTTCAAGTTCGAAAGTGTGAAAGAAAAGACGAGTTTCGCAAGCATTCAAGCGAAATTCACAGCGTATTTTGCTCCTACAATCAATGTGACCTACGAGAGATACATATTTTTCTCAAGGGACATGAGAGAAGAAGAATCCGTGGATGAATACGTAACGCAGCTGAAGCAgctaagtgaaaattgcgaATTTGGGACATTGAGCGAGTCTCTGATAAAGGACAGATTGGTGTTGGGTATCAGAGATAAGAACGTGAAGGACAGGCTTTtgcgaacaaaaaatttagacTTGGTGAAGGCTGTTGAAATCTGCAAGGCGGCAGAGATAACGAACAAGCAAATGGAAATTTTGTGCACCACAA GGTACAACGTCAAGGGACTGCAAGTGGCCGAGACAGAGATGGGAAAAGAGAAGAAGCGAGCAGCAGACAGAGAGGAgcgcatttcaaaaatcatCAACAAACGCAGATAA